From Solea solea chromosome 20, fSolSol10.1, whole genome shotgun sequence, one genomic window encodes:
- the LOC131447942 gene encoding zinc finger protein 516-like translates to METEEREDVSQKHTANMKEEASEDVTSGHTCGVCGRSFPLLSSLSQHMRRHTTEKPYKCPYCEHRTAQKGSLKAHIRSHKLGLLDHTPSVKEEDGNQKQTENTETPDPAEITTEVTTSEKSPQVNGKVKKKATKKKVKGKNSVKTNQDGSFSCSLCSQVFPQVLLLKSHMEKHRSSQDHGCRLCGRRFREPWFLQSHMRTHRVKDQLPGRSNEPPATINEVPQDPATLIHNECLYELCAGCGYFFCDRETLRTHEKLHKKNHRHTPTQTPPRDSEASEQEIAKRYFMQSLSLTHAGAKDPSEEKRLGLRIPQLDPVCSYQAWQLATRGRLVEATEKREERGADAKLPHDTDKGENVPLKQKKKRERINTSCSNVKKKKVDAVPDPTSPPLAHTKGGDKKNCHKDHSLFNGLGHAFYEALQNKTPKPSNSIRSQDQEDKKPYFCKHCDFHTVDASQLRSHLHKDHQDLLESHGRHSTILDIISQSGPKTSRHPQNVPEVKRPGQTCDDAVSLLNLSALPAHEGDGTVDFSVKTEGIVRQQCPYCSHTTNYPEVLWVHQRVAHRVDGSSSVAPKWAPCTNSLKILKAGTSQWRRTGPPPFLEGKDCPALPAPRSQRTQAPDVSTPNPSARTQSQSKTHSHVPKSKHSSKDSHSSDGTYSSARMGLLPQKKSAGHNRAVEGGSKNPSPQATSSSSIVHSKSDSSFQPTSSPKHRGHRAAVEGNFPQEGLGFMLARSYDRPLSNPAAERLRPRRHSYDSSSGLKGPDLWAPVNTWGLQGSKAYFEPLLFAQGKRESAGEMPMDVDILSLLKNYNPHDLAALYQHWGFIDPRIEPQAMLQLNGYFENHSSSEASKQTNSRSTSSSGSLHKET, encoded by the exons ATGGAgacagaagagagggaggatgtGTCACAGAAACATACAGCCAACATGAAGGAGGAGGCCAGCGAAGATGTGACCTCTGGCCACACCTGTGGGGTGTGTGGTCGCAGCTTTCCTCTCCTCAGCTCTCTGTCCCAACACATGAGGAGACATACAACAGAGAAGCCTTACAAATGTCCATACTGTGAGCACAGGACAGCACAAAAAGGCAGCCTGAAAGCCCACATCCGAAGCCATAAACTGGGCCTTTTGGACCATACTCCCAGTGTTAAGGAGGAGGATGGGAATCAGAAGCAGACCGAGAACACTGAGACTCCAGACCCTGCAGAAATCACGACAGAAGTTACGACATCTGAAAAATCTCCTCAGGTCAATGGGAAGGTGAAGAAAAAAGCAACCAAGAAAAAAGTTAAGGGGAAAAACAGTGTCAAGACAAATCAAGATGGGTCTTTTTCTTGCAGTCTTTGTAGCCAGGTTTTCCCTCAGGTACTGCTCCTTAAATCCCACATGGAAAAGCACCGGAGCTCACAGGATCACGGTTGTCGGCTGTGTGGACGCCGCTTCCGCGAGCCATGGTTCCTCCAAAGTCATATGCGCACTCATCGGGTCAAAGACCAGTTGCCGGGCAGAAGCAACGAGCCACCCGCCACAATCAATGAAGTTCCCCAGGACCCAGCAACCCTGATACATAACGAGTGCCTCTATGAGCTCTGTGCTGGCTGTGGTTACTTCTTCTGTGACCGGGAGACCTTACGAACACACGAGAAGCTTCATAAAAAGAACCACCGCCACACTCCAACACAAACTCCACCACGAGATAGTGAGGCCTCTGAGCAGGAGATTGCCAAGAGGTATTTTATGCAAAGTCTGAGCCTCACACACGCTGGTGCTAAGGATCCCTCAGAGGAAAAACGCCTGGGCTTGAGAATCCCACAGCTGGATCCAGTTTGTAGTTACCAGGCGTGGCAGTTGGCCACAAGGGGACGATTAGTGGAGGCCACAGAGAAacgggaggagagaggagctgaTGCTAAGTTGCCACATGACACAGACAAGGGTGAGAATGTTCCCCTgaagcaaaagaagaagagagagcgaATCAACACCTCCTGTTCTAAtgttaagaagaagaaggtggacGCAGTCCCTGATCCCACGTCACCCCCCTTGGCCCACACTAAAGGTGGCGACAAGAAGAATTGCCACAAGGATCATAGCCTGTTCAACGGACTTGGTCATGCATTCTATGAAGCACTGCAAAATAAGACACCTAAACCAAGCAACAGTATCAGGAGCCAAGACCAGGAGG ATAAAAAACCCTACTTCTGCAAACACTGTGATTTCCACACCGTCGATGCATCACAACTCAGGTCCCACCTGCACAAGGACCACCAGGACCTCCTGGAGTCCCACGGCAGACACAGCACCATTTTGGACATTATAAGCCAGAGTGGTCCCAAAACCTCAAGACATCCTCAAAATGTTCCAGAGGTCAAACGGCCAGGACAGACCTGTGATGACGCCGTCAGCCTTCTCAATCTGTCTGCTTTACCTGCTCATGAAGGAGACGGTACGGTGGATTTTTCAGTTAAAACCGAGGGCATTGTGAGACAACAGTGTCCATACTGTTCACATACCACCAACTACCCAGAGGTACTTTGGGTCCATCAGCGCGTGGCGCACCGCGTGGATGGCAGCAGCTCTGTGGCACCTAAGTGGGCACCGTGCACTAACAGTCTCAAGATCCTAAAGGCAGGCACCTCTCAGTGGAGACGCACAGGGCCGCCACCCTTCCTTGAAGGCAAGGACTGTCCAGCTTTACCTGCTCCTAGAAGTCAACGCACACAAGCCCCGGACGTCTCAACCCCAAACCCCTCGGCAAGGACCCAGTCTCAGTCCAAAACCCACTCACATGTCCCCAAGTCCAAGCACTCCTCAAAGGACTCGCACTCCTCAGATGGGACATACTCGAGTGCGAGGATGGGACTCCTACCTCAAAAGAAGTCTGCTGGACACAATAGGGCAGTGGAGGGGGGAAGTAAAAATCCCAGTCCCCAGGCTACTTCCTCCAGCAGTATTGTGCACAGCAAGAGTGACTCTAGTTTCCAGCCAACCAGCAGCCCCAAACACAGAGGCCACAGAGCCGCCGTGGAGGGAAACTTCCCTCAAGAGGGTTTAGGTTTTATGTTGGCCCGGAGTTACGATAGGCCTTTGTCTAACCCAGCTGCAGAGAGACTCCGTCCTCGCAGGCATTCGTATGACTCCTCTTCAGGTCTCAAGGGCCCCGATCTGTGGGCTCCCGTGAACACGTGGGGGCTGCAAGGGAGCAAAGCATATTTTGAACCACTCCTTTTTGCTCAGGGAAAAAGGGAGTCAGCAGGAGAAATGCCAATGGACGTTGATATTCTGAGTCTCCTGAAGAATTACAATCCCCACGACCTGGCTGCTCTCTATCAGCACTGGGGCTTCATCGACCCCAGGATTGAACCACAAG CAATGTTGCAGTTAAATGGATATTTTGAAAACCATTCCTCCTCTGAAGCTTCCAAACAA